One Ferroacidibacillus organovorans genomic window, CACGCTGAAGGAAAACATGAAGAAAATCGATAAAGGCAGCTTGTTTGACGCGTTAAAGCGTGTAAAAGACATGAAGCCAGAAGCGTGGCGCGATCCCTCTTCGGTGCGCGACCTAACCCAAAACATCGCGCAAGATATCGGCATCAAGGTTGATCCAAGACGTATGAACGCCTTTTTAAACGCGTTCACCGATGCGACGAAAAACGCTGATGATAAGGGACCGAAAGTGTCTGTTGAGGAGATTGCCAAGAAGTATGGCGGTGACGCAGTTGATGAGAAGACCATTAAGGAAATCAAGAAGTTCGTAAAATGATGGTAGTTAAATGGCAAAAGGGCAGCGCCGCGAGGCGTGGTGCCCTTTTTCTGTGCAATCGGATGTTACAGGGATGTTTTGCGCACACTTGACGATTTTTTAGAGGCGGCGCGTCCGCGTTTTGCGGCGCTGCCCTTTACAGGCCTTCGTACAGTGTGAGAGCGGCGCGAGGGTTTTTGCTTTGGCGGATCGATGGCCGGAGGTGCTGGATCATCGGTCTTCTTTCCGTCTCCGAGACGGTTGAACACAGTCGCGCCGAGTGGAGAGTTCATGAGGGCCATCAAAATGTTTGTAAAGTCGGATGTGTCAAGGTTTTTTCCTTTTGACTCCATCAGTTTCTTGAGCACGCCCGAATCTTTTAAGGAGTTTGTCGTGACGAAAAGGGTGTCCAAGACCTGGTCGGCCTGTTGGACATAACGCGCGCACTGTTTGCAAAACTCGCGTAAAGAGGTGATCGTGCCTAGCGAATCTTCAATGGATTTTGGCGTGAGCGATTTGCTGATCGATTGAATGGCATCCGCCGTTTTTTTTGCAGGCGCATGGGTTTCCGCGCGAATCAGTTGGAGTTCACGCCGCAAGCGTACGCGCTCTTTTTCATTCTCTGGCGTCTTGTCCAGTTGCTGTAGACGCGCGCGCAGCGCTTTAATGCGTTCATTTCGTTGTTGTTCCGTGATTTTGGAGGCCATTTCGTGTGTCAACTCCTGCGCAGTGCCTTCTTTGCGCAGTATATGAAAACAAGGCGCTCCGCGTGATGCGTAGCGCCTCGAAAGAAAAGATAGGAGATAAAAACGGGACGTGTCAGAGTGCGATACGATTGGAAAACTCGCGCAAACGGTCCATCGCTTTTTCCAAATTCGGCATGGATGTCGCGTAAGAAATTCTGAAATTATTTGGCGCGCCAAAGCTTGAACCGGGCACAACCGAGATTAACGCTTCAGACAAGAGCAGTTCTCCGAGGTGATCGCCGTCGCGAATGATGATTTCTTCGCCTGATGGTTTTTTGTATGCTTTATTGAACCATGCGGACGCGTTAGGAAACACGTAGAACGCGCCATTGGGCTGTGCGCACGTGAGACCGGGGAGCTCTGCGAGTGCGCGCGTGACAAACTGGAGCCGCTCGCGCAGGGTCTCGCGCGTCTGTGGCGAAAAGGTGCCAAGCGCCCCGAGCGCTGCGCGCTGAGAGATCGACGAAGGATTGGCCGTTGTGTGCGACTGAAAGCTCGACATGGCTTGTATCAATTTGCGATCACCCGCCACGTAGCCCACACGCCAGCCTGTCATGCTGAATGTTTTTGAGAATCCATTCACGACAAGTGTGCGCTTGCGCATTTCGTCGCTCACCGTCGCAATGCTTTTGTGTGTCACGCCGTACGTCAACTGCTCGTAGATCTCATCGCTCACCACATAGAGCGAAGTTGAAGCGATCACGTTCGCCAGGGCATCGATTTCTTCCGGTGTGTACGTGACACCCGTCGGATTGCTCGGCGAGTTGATCAGAATCGCTTTGGTGCGCGGTGTGATCGCGCGCAACACTTGTTCCGGCGTCACTTTGAACCCACTTCGCTCATCCGTTTCAAGAACGACAGGAACGCCGTCTGCGAGGCGAATCTGTTCTGGATAGCTCACCCAATAGGGCGCAGGCAAAAGCACTTCGTCACCCGGGTCAAGCAGGGTGACAAAAATGTTGTAGAGCGACTGTTTTGCGCCCGTGCTTACAATAATTTCATCTGGCGAATAGGTGAGACCATTTTCCTGCGCCAGCTTCTCGGCGATCGCCCTGCGCAACTCGACGATTCCCGCAGGTGCTGTGTACTTTGTAAATCCTTCCGTAATCGCGCGAATTGCCGCAAACGATGCGGCAAGTGGAGTGGGAAAGTCTGGTTCACCCACCGTGAGATTGACGACGTCATGCCCTTTTGCGATCAGATCTTTTGTTTTTGTATCCAGCGACAACGTGGGCGATGGAGAAATCGCCTGTGCGCGTCGCGATAGCGTGTGCGTCATATGCTTTCTCCCTTGTTTTTATTGAAAGTATAGCATATGCACATGACCCAGGCGCAGGGAATGGGTTCAATTATCCTCCAAAAAGTGAACGCACGGCATTCCAGGCGCGTTCCCACACAGGGGCGTTTTTCTCTGGATGTGCCACACATGTGACCGTCGGCGCCGTCCCTGCGCGAAAGGGCAAGATATCGCGGTCAGGGCACATCGATGTGGCGCGTTGGCCAGTTTCTGGGTCGATCGCCACATTTTCAATGCCGGATGTCGCGGTTGCTAAAAAGCCACTGCTCGGTCGCTCGCGAATGGCCTGTTCCATGACATTTGCAAAAATCGGCGCGGCGACATGCGACGCGAGAGAACTTAGCGGGCGCATCTGGTCGTATCCGACCCACACGGCGCACACGGCGCGCGGCGTATAGCCGACCATCCACGCATCGGTGTCAG contains:
- a CDS encoding pyridoxal phosphate-dependent aminotransferase; the protein is MTHTLSRRAQAISPSPTLSLDTKTKDLIAKGHDVVNLTVGEPDFPTPLAASFAAIRAITEGFTKYTAPAGIVELRRAIAEKLAQENGLTYSPDEIIVSTGAKQSLYNIFVTLLDPGDEVLLPAPYWVSYPEQIRLADGVPVVLETDERSGFKVTPEQVLRAITPRTKAILINSPSNPTGVTYTPEEIDALANVIASTSLYVVSDEIYEQLTYGVTHKSIATVSDEMRKRTLVVNGFSKTFSMTGWRVGYVAGDRKLIQAMSSFQSHTTANPSSISQRAALGALGTFSPQTRETLRERLQFVTRALAELPGLTCAQPNGAFYVFPNASAWFNKAYKKPSGEEIIIRDGDHLGELLLSEALISVVPGSSFGAPNNFRISYATSMPNLEKAMDRLREFSNRIAL